Sequence from the Haloarcula sp. CBA1127 genome:
CTTCGTCCGTCAGCGCCAGCGTCGCTGCCGCGTGGGACCATGAACTCTGGACGTGGGCCGTCACGTTCGCGATGACGTACACCTGTGGGTGATCCGGCAGCGTAATCGACCGTGAGAGAGTTCGTTCACGGTTGGTCCGTTCACCAACACGAATCGCGTCACGGTCCTCTTCGATCTCGCAGTTCCCGTCAGCCGGTTCGTCGTTGTAGCCTCCACTACGCGGTTCGACATCGCACGTCCAGTCACTCTGTCCAATCGAGTCCGGCATATCCTCAAACGTCCACGACTCGATTTTACCGACCTTCGACCGGTCCGGGCTCTCGGAGATGCTGTCGTTGCGCTCGTTGAGGTACTCTGTCCAGGCATCGCTGTCGAAGACGGTATACGTCGAGAAGTGTGTGGTATTGGCCGTCACGGTATCTGTCGTGGTGTTGACCGACGACGGCACCTGCTCGTACCGGTTCGCCGATTCGTTGAACCAGTAGATAGAGACGTTCGACTCTGCTCCCGACACTTGCGATTCGTTGTACTCGATGGAGATTTCCGCTTGCGAGAAATTTGCGTCGGATTCGAACTCAACGAACGGAGCAACAGTCCCAGTGGGTGCGTAGTCGTCCTGATATCGAACGTTGACTGGCTCATCCACCGTTGTCTCCGCACTCACGTTTCCAGCACCAGTGATGTTCACCGAGGCACCGAGGCTTTCATTTCGAGCGGTCGTAGTGTAGGTCTCGTTCCCATCTGTGACACTGTCTCCGTCGGTATCAGGGTTCAGTGGGTCCGTGTTGAACGGGTCAGTTCGCTCGTCACCATCGGTCACCCCGTCCTCATCAGTATCTGGCGAGAGCGGGTCAGTTCCAAGTTCGAGTTCCTCGGGGTCAGTCAGGCCGTCGTTGTCCACATCGGCGTACAGCGGGTGAGTTCCGGCAGCCAATTCTTCTCTGTGTGTGAGCCCATCGTCATCGGGGTCTGCACGGTCGTCAGTGAACCCGTCGCCATTAGAGTCTCTCTTGGTTGGATTCGTCTTCGTGAGTCTGTGTTCGTCGCTGTCAGTAAGGTTGTCCCCATCCGTGTCAGGGTCAGTCGGATCAACGCCTTGGAGCCGTGATTCTACCTTATCAGGGAGTCCATCACCGTCTGTGTCGTTGCTTCGAGGGTCAGTGCCAAGTCGGTATTCTCGGTATGCCGGTAGCGTATCGTTGTCCCAGTCTTCCGCACCGTCAATCACAGCATCCCCGTCGGAGTCTGCTATGACAGGGTCGGTCCCAGTGACGTTTCGCTCGTATGCATTGGGAAGTCCATCCCCATCAGTGTCGTTCGAGGATGTCGAGCGTGTGGCGGCGAGGAGCCACTGGATATCCCCGACATCAGTTCGGTCGTCACCCGTGTAATCATACGCGGTCCAGTTAGCACCGGCTGCTGTCGTCTCTAAATTACGCGACAGGGCGTCAACGTCGACGATGTTGATAGCGCCATCGCCATTGACATCTTCGTAGAGTCCGTCACCATCTGGATCACTGGGTTGGTGCTCACCGACGAGTGGGTACGGATGAGAATCGTTTTCCCGGGGCGCTAACTGCTCAATGGTACTCGCATTCGGTTCTGTTGAGTCATTCCACCTGGTCGAAAGTGGCCCGGTCGCCTGGTTCCCGGCCGCTGAGGTGGGTGTCTGTGCTGGTTCGTTTCCGGCCGTGGTGACAGCTTGGTTTCCGGCATCTGTGAGAGACGCGTCATTGCCGGCTGTTTGCAACGGGCCAGCCCCGGCCCCAGTCATCATCCCCGAGACTGGACCGACAGTCACTAATAGCAATACACCAAACAACGCCTGTAATTTTCTCGTTGAACTTGTCATATAAACCCCCACCAGAGGTACTGTTGCTAATTTCATTCAGTAATCAGAATACTTAATCCCACTTATCTAGTTGGTGTATTTAATGAAGCGACTTGCGACAGTAGCTGGCCTGTGTATAGCGCTGTCCCTCTGTGCGGGACTCACGATGGGGGCGGGAACGACCAGTGTCGTCGTCCAGCCATCGACTGACACCGTTGCCGTTGGGAACACAACCACTGTTGACATCGTGGTCACGTCTGCTACAGACGGAGTCGGCTCGCTGGATATTGATATTGCAAGCACCAACGGGTCGGTTGCAACAGTCTCGAACACGACTGTTGCTGGGAATCCAGAAACAGTCCAGAGCTCTCAAGAAGCGAACAGTGTCCGCGTTGCGGCGACTGGTATGGATACTGCCGACAGTGGCTCAGCGCCTGTTGTCTCGGTCACGCTCACCGGCGAGGCTGTCGGGACGAGCGATATCGACCTGACTGTTGCAGCCGTTGGTGACGAATCCGGGAACGCATACAATGTCACCAGCGTTCGCGCTGGAACACTGACAGTTGAGTCCGGAAATGACACAACAACCCCAACGGAGACGCCAACACCGACTCCGACGGAGACACCAACAGGCACACCAACTGAAGCAGACTCTTCTAGCTCCAGCGATAGTAGTGATGATGATGACGATAGCGGTGACAATGATAGCGATTCCAGCAGCAGTGATTCTGGTGACACGGTAACACCGACGGACACACCGACAGTAACGGAAACGACGCCCAGTGACACGCCGACAACGACGACAGCGGCAACTGAACGACCAACCGAGCGGTCAACCTCGACGCAGACCAGCAGTGGTGGGCCCGCAATCACACCAGACGTGACGAACACACCGTCGCAGACCAGAGCGGGCGACAGTGTTGAATCGTCTGGCAGCTCACCGACAAATATGCTTGTGGGTGGTAGCATACTCGTGGCTGTTCTCGGTGGGCTTATCATCTACCGGCGGTTGTAGAAGCGGTTCCAGAACAGACGATACGTTCTCACCTCGTGGACCAGTTCAGTGGGGGCGTCGTCTGTCTCTCATTTTGAAGAGATGTCGGCAGCTTACTCACCGCCGATGATATCGTTCGCTTCGTCACGAGTCCGTTTAGCGGCCTCCTGTGCGTAGCCTTCGTGTGTTGTCTCGATGGACTTGTGCCGCAGTACGTCCTGGGCTAACTGTGGGTTTTCGCGATAGATTTCTCGACCGAGGCCACGACGAGCGCCGTGTGGCTTTAGTGGCTCTTCGAACTCATAGTCGGACCATTCGCAGAGCTTGGCGAGGATATCGCGGGCTGACTGCGTTGTGATTGACGGTGTTGGGTCCATTGGTTTCGCCGCGTTATCGAGTCTGGGGAACACGGCTTCGTCTTCGTCGGGCTCTCGAAGCTGTTTCCAGCGCCGGAGAGGGCGAAGCGCATCGTCGAGGATCGGCGCAGACTCGCGGGTTCGATTCTTGCCGAACACCTGCATCGTGCCAGCACCGAGGTTGACGTGCCGCCACCGCAGGCCGTTACGCTCTTCATCGTCAGAGACGGCGACGAGCTCCGCGCTGCGGGCTCCGGAATAGGCGAGTAAGAAGACGAGTGCCTGGTCGCGGTAGGCCGCCGTGCGGTCGACGTCACCACTTTCGCCGGCTTCGTCGACGCGGGCAGTGGCGGTCGCGCAAATGGCTTCGCGGTCGCGTGTCGTCCAGTACTGTTGGTCAGTTTCAGTCTCGTCGGTCGGAAGCGGGCCTTCGGCGTGGTTAGTCTTGGCTGGGTTCGTCGGAATCAGGCCCTCGTAGACGGCCCAGGTGAGAAACGAGCGGACGTAGGCGAAGTACCGCCGTGCTGTTTCCGGCGAGATATCGTCCCGGTCGTCGGCTCGGGCTAGCTCACGAGCGTACTGCCGGCAGAGATCATCGTCAATGTCCTTGGGGTTGGTGATACCATGCTGGTCCCGACTCCATGCCGCGAACTTCCGCAGGACGCTCGCGACGTTTGTTCGGTAGCGTCCGGAGTCGATATCGACCAGTCGTTTCTCGATGGCTGTTTCGAGGGCGTCATCCCCGGGAGTAGCGTCGTACTCAGGAGGAAGCCGATCCATGCTTCCCGTACAGCGGCGGTCCGGCTAAAACTGGTGGTGCTTATTTCCCTAATACAAACCTAATCCACAAAACAGAATTCTGGAGTCTCAGAACCTCTGTAGCAATTACACCGTGTCTACTGCGGTTGATAAATTCTATGCCGCTATACAAAAACCTCGCACGGTGAAGTTGAGACTACAGCGGGTTTAGCAGCGCTGCAATGCGTGTATTTGGACGAATCGTCAAGCGGAGACCGCTCCAGATTAGCACTCAATCATTCGTTCCTATCGTACTGCTGACTATATCGCCGATTTCCGAAGACTTCCAAGAGTGTAGCCACTCAGACACCGGCTATCACGGATGGAGAACCTCCCTAACCGATTCCGGTTTCCTTCTTCAACAACGTTAGCGTGTTATCTGCCGTCACCATCGGCGAGTGTTCGTACTCACCAGTCAGTTCGACCTGGACGAGCAGATCTACCGCTCGCCAAATCGAGTACAGCAGGCACGCAAACGCGAAATAAAAGAACCGGAGTCCGAAGTCTTTCGATGTCGTCGCGGCCATGAATCGCTTAATCGACCTGTAGCCACTTTCAATCTCCCAGCGATACCCATACTCGGTGAGAAAAGCACTGCTAGTATTCGTCATGAACACTGAGTACTGGCGGTGGTCGTCATGCTCAGAATCCTCCTTTCGCCGATAGATCAGTGTTGTTTCGTGCCACTTGTTCTTCCCAAGATGGAGCTTCCTGTCGGTCTCGTATCGGTCTTGATCCCGTTGGAGCAATCGCTTGGCCTGGGCTTTCTCGCTGGTCTGCATCCGCTTTGGGACGACGTAGGAGAGTCCACGCTGGCTGATCATCTCCAGAACGTGTTGACTATCGAACTCCCGGTCCATCAGCACGTTATCAACGTGAACCATCTCCTCAGCAGAGTTGAGCAGATCCTCGACGATTTCTTTCCGACTCTCGCCCTTCCGAACTGGTCGCGCATCTAGTACGATTGGGACAGCGTTCCCGACCAGTTGCACAGTGGCCCACTGATAGGCGTACTCGTCGGTCTTTTCCTTCGTGCCGATAATTTCGTCCTCGTGACCAGTCCGATCCCCAGTAAACGGGTTGGCTTCCGTAATATCGATAGCGACGATCCCAGCTCGGAAGAACTCCTCCGTCTCTGCGACTTCATCCAGTAATCGATTCACGGCTCGTCGATACATCTCTCGAACCTGTTCAACCGAGATATCACGAATCTGATTACGATGGGCGTGGCCCAACGGCGTCCGATCCCGGGTCGATTCGTAGACGAAACTCCGAGCTCCTTCGTTCGCAGCCAACCGTTCTCGAAGTCCGAGATGCGTTTGTAAGTCCCAATAGGCGTTCTCGTGTATTTCACAACTATCACCACGATCTAACGAGAAGGCTGGGAAGATGATGTGGCTGATGTGGTTCGTAATCGATGCCGCTTCGTTGAGGATGGTTTGATCGTCTGGGTCCGAGTTGCCCGCTTCGTCACCCTGTGATGGAAAGCACCGTTCTGGTTCGCGTGGAACAGCAACACCCGCGTTCTGGGCTTTGATTAGAATCGTCCGCGCGGCTGCCTCAATTGTCTCGCGAAGCTCTGTTGTGAACCGTTCGTTCCATGTACGCCATAGCGTCGACTGGTCCGGGAATGTCTCTATGCCTAGTTGTTCACGGAATTCAGAGTGGTGAGTGAGGTACTTGAGGAGTGCCGTTTCGTGGGTCCAGCCGTGAAGTTCTTTGAGTGAAAATAACCGGAACAGTTGAGCCATCTCGTACTGGGTGGCTCCAGAATACTGGTCATGTGGCCCAAACTCGACATACGCTACTGGGTAGTGAGACACGAACTCGTCGACGGAGTGGTGGTCCTCATGGTCGAACCATGTGGACGCAACGGTCCAGATGTCTTCTTTCAGACTAGCGAGCGAACTCCGGTCGTACAGTGGTGTTGAATCATACGCTGGCCATTCAGCGTATGGCTGCCGTGCGATTCGTCGAAAGACAGCGCGTCGAGAATTACGACTTGCAACCACTACAAGATGCTAGTCACGACACGCGCAAAAATTCGTCTAACTGGTAATAGCGAAAACACATTCAGCTCTCAATATCGCTAAGCAGTATGAATGGAGAGTGGTCAGTACAGAACAACAACGGAGCACTCTAGGCTCGGTAGCCAGCTCAAACAGTTCAAATATGTCGTAAATTTCAGCTGTCGGTTTTTATATTCATTCGTTGCTTAACTATGGGGAGCTTATCATTGAGTTCCTGATGTATGTCCTCGTCTCCGATATATGGTTCAGAGTTTTGGATGAAATAGTCCATTTTCTTGGTCAGGTTCTTTCGTAGTTCCTCCGAGCCACCCAAATCGTAGTAATCACTGTTATCGAGGATATCTGCAGCTTTGACAATCACCGCACTTCGTCCCAATGCAAAACATCTTTCATAAATATCGAGATGTTGTTGGAGATAATCGTTGATATTCTCGTCGAAACTAGTGGCTTCCACGATATTTGCAACATCCTCTCCGAACTCCGAACGAATCTCATCAGAAGCCACGTCTGTATCCTCTAGCAGGTCATGGAGAAAACCAGAGATAACGATGGACTTGTCGTAATCTCTGTTATAAAGATTCATTCCCACTCTTGTACTGTGGAGTATCACTGGTTTCGGATTATCGCCCGAAGATTCGAAGGAATGCACTAGATATTGGATAGCACGCTCAATTTCTTCATCCTCGCCTAAATTTCTCATCTGTGCGAATAGAGTACAGATAAGTAATAAACTTCTTTTTGACACAACCTGCCCCAAGTATCTGTTCTGACTGTCTCAATGACCCCTAATTCATTCCTTGTCCACGTGAAATTTGCATCCAGATTGAACAGTTAATTCACCCAAGATCCACTAGATTTCATATTGTGTGCATTGAGACTGGCAGTCTCAACTACTGCTCGTGTATGGGAGTTAAGACTACAGCGGGTTTGGCGGGGCTGTAATGCGTGATTTTGACCAGCATATCTTCGTAGCAGTCTTCGACTGACCTAAGATAGTGAAGACAGAAAGAGACGTCCGGCGATTCACCACGGCCAAATCTCCCCAATCTTCACAATATCTATACCCTCCACAAGTTTCAATGCCTTATAATCTGAGGGGGCGCGGAAGTGCTATCTGATGTGTCAGAAAAAATTGTAGAATACTACTATAGAAATTATATATAATGCTTGATGCCGTACACCTCAACTAATGAGTGAATCTGAATTAGTTCTTCTTTCCCACATCAATGCAGGCGAAATCCGCTCAGAGAGGCGAGAGTTGCATGGATAGAACCCAAATCTGTAATCACAGACAGAGAAGACGCTGGTGGTCAAATCCGCGTATCATCATCTAGTCTATTATTTAACGCCTGTTTACTCGGTGGAATGCTAACCATGCCAGATTAATTGAAATCGATATATTTTTACAATCCAGACATGACAGTTGAAATGCAGTAAAATGGTAAATGAAAATATAGGTTCCCGCTCTAGTCGTAGAACGTTTATTAAAACATGTGGTGCCGCTGCCCTCGCGGTTTCCGCTTCCTCAAGTATTGGAGCTGCTAAATCCGAAACAGAGGAACCCTTCCTCAAACTTCGTGGTTCTCTTTCTGACCCAATCACCAGAGATGAGATTCGTCAGGAGAAGCAGCGAGTTCTGAAAGAAAGTAGTACGTCTGGACAACAGTTCGGTGCATTGCCCTCCACCCCCTCCGCTAAGGTTCTTGCATACAACTTCTTCATCGACGAGGAGGACAACCCCCGGGAGCAGATTCTGACTTCGAACCCAACATTTGGCGAATCCCTTATTGCATCAGACCAAACACAAGATGGTTCTGATCAAGATGGAGGCTCAGAACCACTGAAAAAGGAAGACATAGATATCCAAGCCAAACATCAGAAGGCAGATTCTTGGATTGAGGATCCTCCGAACGAAAATTCACAGGCTCAAAGTGACAGTTCTGGTTCTAATGTGGCTGCGTCGTCGGGTGACGAGTGGTCAGATTGGGAAACTGTAACTAACGTCCATACAGAACACGATTCGGAGCCCCACGGAATCATTATATACGACATCTCCTTCAAGCGTAAGCCAGATGACAACGTATTCGCGATGGATGTCGGTGTCGAGTTAGAATCTGGGAAGAATAGAGTCGAAAATGCGGATGACGATAATTTCGATAAGCGCTGGCAAAACAAGGAAGGTTTCCTGACACAAGACTGGAATCAGGATAACTGGGCAAATATGAAGGACCGACACCCACGAACCAATAAGTCGAACGAGGTAAGCAACAAAACAATCACGCTCGGAGCTGACTCTGATTCGACATTCAAAGCGACTGTGTCAAAAACGTATTCCCAGCCTGAAACGGAGGTTCTTGAAAAGAGCAGCAAGACGGACAATGTCGCTCGGCATCATCTGACCAACGCTGCGAATTCTGATCCAGCGCTATGGACTTGTTTCTTCAACCCGTCGTCAATATCGATTGTTTCTACTGACTGCTCTGACGGGTTCGTTGATATGGTAGAGGCAGACTTCAAGGCTACGTGGGGAGATACGAAT
This genomic interval carries:
- a CDS encoding transposase, which codes for MVASRNSRRAVFRRIARQPYAEWPAYDSTPLYDRSSLASLKEDIWTVASTWFDHEDHHSVDEFVSHYPVAYVEFGPHDQYSGATQYEMAQLFRLFSLKELHGWTHETALLKYLTHHSEFREQLGIETFPDQSTLWRTWNERFTTELRETIEAAARTILIKAQNAGVAVPREPERCFPSQGDEAGNSDPDDQTILNEAASITNHISHIIFPAFSLDRGDSCEIHENAYWDLQTHLGLRERLAANEGARSFVYESTRDRTPLGHAHRNQIRDISVEQVREMYRRAVNRLLDEVAETEEFFRAGIVAIDITEANPFTGDRTGHEDEIIGTKEKTDEYAYQWATVQLVGNAVPIVLDARPVRKGESRKEIVEDLLNSAEEMVHVDNVLMDREFDSQHVLEMISQRGLSYVVPKRMQTSEKAQAKRLLQRDQDRYETDRKLHLGKNKWHETTLIYRRKEDSEHDDHRQYSVFMTNTSSAFLTEYGYRWEIESGYRSIKRFMAATTSKDFGLRFFYFAFACLLYSIWRAVDLLVQVELTGEYEHSPMVTADNTLTLLKKETGIG
- a CDS encoding HD domain-containing protein — translated: MRNLGEDEEIERAIQYLVHSFESSGDNPKPVILHSTRVGMNLYNRDYDKSIVISGFLHDLLEDTDVASDEIRSEFGEDVANIVEATSFDENINDYLQQHLDIYERCFALGRSAVIVKAADILDNSDYYDLGGSEELRKNLTKKMDYFIQNSEPYIGDEDIHQELNDKLPIVKQRMNIKTDS
- a CDS encoding tyrosine-type recombinase/integrase, which codes for MDRLPPEYDATPGDDALETAIEKRLVDIDSGRYRTNVASVLRKFAAWSRDQHGITNPKDIDDDLCRQYARELARADDRDDISPETARRYFAYVRSFLTWAVYEGLIPTNPAKTNHAEGPLPTDETETDQQYWTTRDREAICATATARVDEAGESGDVDRTAAYRDQALVFLLAYSGARSAELVAVSDDEERNGLRWRHVNLGAGTMQVFGKNRTRESAPILDDALRPLRRWKQLREPDEDEAVFPRLDNAAKPMDPTPSITTQSARDILAKLCEWSDYEFEEPLKPHGARRGLGREIYRENPQLAQDVLRHKSIETTHEGYAQEAAKRTRDEANDIIGGE